A stretch of the Panicum virgatum strain AP13 chromosome 9N, P.virgatum_v5, whole genome shotgun sequence genome encodes the following:
- the LOC120691326 gene encoding uncharacterized protein LOC120691326, protein MFRSPARVGARTTVDPCDGRPVCRFTGPGRETHGDQYISKQQQRVAAAAETDGLWRRPAATVGGQQRRPAARTKMPRDCLARGLEVEAALAAEATWELKEAVASMAARSLDMDVDSPPHLPMETLANQVILDAEEHSLEVPAIANEYCC, encoded by the exons ATGTTTCGGTCTCCAGCCCGGGTTGGAGCCCGGACCACTGTGGACCCATGCGACGGAAGACCGGTCTGCCGGTTTACGGGTCCAGGCCGTGAAACCCACGGAGACCAGTATATATCGAAACAACAACaaagggtggcggcggccgctgaGACGGACGGCCTgtggcggcggccagcagcGACGGTCGGCGGCCAGCAGCGACGGCCGGCGGCCAGGACGAAGATGCCGCGCGACTGCCTTGCTCGAGGCCTCGAGGTGGAGGCTGCGCTCGCTGCGGAGGCAACATGGGAACTAAAGGAGGCTGTCGCATCCATGGCTGCTAGGTCATTGGACATGGATGTGGATTCGCCACCGCATCTTCCCATGGAGACCCTTGCTAATCAG GTTATACTGGATGCTGAAGAACATTCTTTGGAAGTACCTGCTATTGCAAACGAATACTGCTGCTGA
- the LOC120691327 gene encoding protein ELF4-LIKE 3-like, whose protein sequence is MEGGETTLSGFGGAGAGVDTKVLHAFQTSFVQVQSLLDQNRVLINEINQNHESKVPGDLSRNVGLIRELNNNIRRVVDLYADLSSLFAASDGGGRAASEGGSVGTVRQAGAGHKRIRSGLD, encoded by the coding sequence ATGGAGGGCGGCGAGACGACGCTGTCGGGgttcggcggcgcgggggccggcGTGGACACTAAGGTGCTGCACGCGTTCCAGACGAGCTTCGTGCAGGTGCAGAGCCTGCTGGACCAGAACCGCGTCCTCATCAACGAGATCAACCAGAACCACGAGTCCAAGGTGCCCGGCGACCTCTCCCGCAACGTCGGCCTCATTCGGGAGCTCAACAACAACATCCGCCGCGTCGTCGACCTCTACGCCGACCTCTCCTCGCTCTTCGCCGcctccgacggcggcggccgcgcggcctCCGAGGGCGGATCCGTCGGCACCGTCCGgcaggccggcgccggccacaAGCGGATCAGGTCCGGCCTCGACTGA